One Corynebacterium aurimucosum genomic window, GACGTCATTTCCTTCCTGCTGGCCCTTTTCGTGGTGACCTTCCTGCACCTGGTCATTGGTGAGATGGCGCCGAAGTCCTGGGCCATCGCCCACCCGGAGACCGCCCTTCAGCTCATCGCGGTGCCTGCCCGCGGCTTCATTTGGCTCTTCCGTCCGCTGCTGCTCTGGATCAACAAGATGGCCAACAAGCTGGTGACGATGACCGGCGAGGAACCTGTCGACCGCGCTGGTGCGGCCGGCTATGACGCGGAGACCCTTCGCCACTTGGTCGAGCACTCGCGCCTGACGGGCACGCTTGACGATGACTCCGCCAACCAGATCACCGGCGTCATCGAACTGGAAGCCGCCACTGCGGCCCAGTTGGCCCGCGAACACGGCTCGGAAATCCTGCCGCTATCCTCCGATGCCACCGTGGCTGAGCTTCATGACCTCGTGGTGCGCAAGTCCATCATGCGTGTGCTGGTCTACCCGCGTACTTCGCGCATCCCGCGCATCGTTCACGTGCGCGATACCTTGCTCGCGGACCCGGAAACTCCGGTGCTGGATTTCTCCCGCCCCGCACTGGCGGTGGGCTCATCCTCCACCGTGCAGAAGACGCTGGACCAGATGCGCGCCCGCAACGAGCAGCTCGTCATGGTGGGCAAGCCCACCAAGGACAAGACCGTGTGGATCCTCACCTGGGATGACATCATGGGCCAGCTGTGGCCGCAGATTACGGAGCAGTTGGACCAGGCCGCGCCGGCCACCAAGAACCCAGGGGCTTAGCGCGTACGCGCTAAGCCCCTGGCACACGAAGCTAGGCGGTGGCACGCAAAATTATTCGTGCCACACTAGCAGCGAAGAGCGCCGCCGAGAGAGGGAATCTCGGCGGCGCTCTTCTTAGGTAATCCTTGTGTGTTGGCAACAAGGAAGTCTGTGATGCGGCGACTATGCGGTCGTGGCGGCCTTCTTCTGGCGCTTGGCGCGCACACGGGCAACGACGGCGTCGATACGCGCACGCTCCTCCAAGAAGGGCGGCGGGTTATGCCCGCGCATGGTGCGCACGAAGGCGGGGTGCGCCTCAACGACGGTGTGACGCCAAGCCTGCACGGCGATGAGCGAGGATTCACCCGCGCGCTTGTACAGATTCGGCAGGGAGACCACATCGAGGTTGCGGGCCACGGCGTCGGTTTGCGCCAGCACGTACTCGACCAGCTCGCGCAGGTAGGCGGCCACCGCGGCGGTGCGGCCACGCAGGGTTTCCGCCAGCTCCGAGACCACAACGGGCGGGCCGGAGATGGGCAAGCCCTCAGCCAACGCGCGGGCGGTAAGCTGCTTCGGCTCCTCCACATCATTGTCACCGGAGGAGGCAGCGGAGATGGTGCCGGACTTCAGGCCGGAGACCAGCGCGTGGCGCAGGCCGATGAGCTCGCCGACACAACGCCCAGAATCCACGCGGGCGTCTTCGACGATATCCCCCAGTTCGGCTAGGCAGTCGAGGGCGAGTTCATCGTCCCAGTCCTCGATGGCCTCGATGAGGTGCTCGATGTAGTCAACGACTTCGTCGCCGATGTTATAGATTTCTTGGGTCAGCTCACGGTGGCGCAGCTCGGCTGCGATCTTGTGCATAGGCTGCCCTTTCCGTGAGAACCTCTAGTTGAGGTTTAGAGTTTTTCTGACCCCGCTGACTCTATTAGAGATCCACCCATTCGGCTGCGCGACACTCCGAAGGAATTCACAGACTCCATCCAGCCTTATTTCTTGCCGGCGTAGAGGCGCTCGATATCCGCTGCGTAGCGCTGCGCCACGACATAGCGCTTGACCTTCATCGTGGGGGTGAGCTCGTTACTTTCCTCGGTGAGGTCCTGGTCGAGGATGACGAACTTCTTAATACCCTCCGCGTGGGAAACGGTGGCGTTGACCTGGTTAATGGCGTCCTGGA contains:
- a CDS encoding CNNM domain-containing protein codes for the protein MTDTWWFNLLITILIIAASAFFVVIEFSLMGARRNRLEETAESSAASRAGLRSLNELTVMLAGAQLGITAATFVLGAVTKPWVHHLLMTPLEALGLPLGVADVISFLLALFVVTFLHLVIGEMAPKSWAIAHPETALQLIAVPARGFIWLFRPLLLWINKMANKLVTMTGEEPVDRAGAAGYDAETLRHLVEHSRLTGTLDDDSANQITGVIELEAATAAQLAREHGSEILPLSSDATVAELHDLVVRKSIMRVLVYPRTSRIPRIVHVRDTLLADPETPVLDFSRPALAVGSSSTVQKTLDQMRARNEQLVMVGKPTKDKTVWILTWDDIMGQLWPQITEQLDQAAPATKNPGA